A single region of the Lotus japonicus ecotype B-129 chromosome 4, LjGifu_v1.2 genome encodes:
- the LOC130712650 gene encoding uncharacterized protein LOC130712650, with product MAGRNDAAIAAALQAMAQAMQNQPNADENAGSRSLATFQRENPPVFKGKHDPDGALEWLKEIERIFRVMDCTPAQKVRYGTHMLAVEADDWWLEMRDKLEAAGEGITWDVFRREFLRKYYPEDVRGKKEIEFLELKQGNRSVTEYAAKFVELAKFYPHFNGEGAEFSKCIKFENGLRSDIKKAVGYQKIRVFSDLVDSCRIFEEDSNAHHKVVTDKRGKSQQNRGKPYDAGKGKQRISPGQRTSGGDAPAKIVCFKCGQPGHRSNACTTAEVKRCFRCGKAGHAVSECRHKEAVCFNCDT from the exons ATGGCTGGAAGGAATGATGCTGCGATTGCTGCTGCTTTGCAAGCGATGGCTCAGGCTATGCAGAACCAGCCGAATGCTGACGAGAATGCTGGATCTCGTAGTTTGGCGACCTTCCAAAGAGAGAATCCACCGGTGTTCAAGGGTAAGCATGATCCAGATGGAGCATTGGAGTGGTTGAAGGAGATTGAGAGGATTTTCCGTGTGATGGATTGCACCCCAGCTCAAAAGGTTCGGTATGGCACTCATATGCTAGCAGTCGAAGCTGATGACTGGTGGCTGGAAATGCGCGACAAATTGGAAGCTGCAGGcgagggaattacttgggatgtgTTTCGTAGGGAGTTCCTGAGGAAGTACTATCCTGAAGATGTTCGGGGTAAGAAAGAGATTGAGTTCCTCGAGCTGAAACAAGGGAATCGGTCAGTGACAGAATATGCTGCGAAGTTCGTTGAGTTGGCTAAGTTCTACCCACATTTCAATGGAGAAGGTGCTGAATTTTCTAAGTGCATCAAGTTTGAGAATGGATTGCGCTCTGACATCAAGAAGGCTGTTGGATATCAGAAGATTCGTGTCTTCTCTGATTTGGTTGATAGTTGCagaatctttgaagaagatagCAATGCTCATCACAAAGTTGTTACCGATAAGAGAGGCAAGAGTCAACAGAACCGCGGCAAGCCTTATGATGCGGGAAAGGGTAAACAGAGAATTTCTCCAGGTCAGAGGACTAGTGGGGGAGACGCTCCTGCTAAGATTGTGTGTTTCAAATGTGGGCAGCCTGGTCACAGGAGCAATGCGTGCACTACTGCTGAGGTGAAGAGGTGTTTCCGTTGTGGTAAGGCGGGACATGCAGTTTCTGAGTGCAGGCATAAGGAAGCTGTCTGTTTCAATTGTG ACACCTAG